The region ACCTGTATAACACACGAGACGAAGTGGATCGGCTTGTCGAAGGACTCGGACACGTGCGAGCGATCTTCGGATGAGTCCGGTCGAGTGGAGATGGTCCTCCACATCGACTAGATACGCTGAAGTGGAAAGACGAAGTCCCCGTACATAGATTTGAAAACCTCACCCGCCACGAGCATGTAATGGAAACTCCGCAGCTCTCTTCTCTGTACCAGCAGCTCATTCTCGAGCACTACCGCAACCCGCGGAACAAGGCCGAGATGGAGGAGAATACTGTAGAAATCCACATGGCCAATCCGGTCTGCGGAGACGAGATCAAGCTGCAACTCCGCATTGAGGGCGATCACATTGCCGAGGCGAAGTTCGTCGGCCAAGGATGTTCCATCTCTCAAGCCGCCATCAGTATGATGACGATCAAGTTGCAGGGTGCCTCTCTAGAAGAAGCCGGCGCACTTGTCGGGCGATTCACAGAATTGATGCACGGGGACCCGGAAGCGGCAAAGGACAAATCGCTGGGTGACCTTCGGGTACTACAAGGAGTCAGCAAGTTCCCGGTGCGCGTAAAGTGCGCGCTCATTGGGTTCGATGCGCTTCAAGAAGCGCTGAAGAAGCACGGAGCGTCAGACTGAGTCCGCGCGAAGTCCACTCGGCGCACCTGTCCGATACCAGGGCAGGCCCCCTTACCGTGTGGGTCTCGGCCACCGGCGTGCGTCGCATCGAGTTCGGCCGCCTGCCCAAAGAAGACCACACGGACACGCCAGAGGAATGGCCGGACAACCTTCGGGAAGCAGTCCGGCAACTCACAGAGTACTTCGACCGGAAGCGTGAGGTGTTCGACCTCCCCCTCGATTTCGGTGGAATGACGACCCCGTTTCAGGACCAAGTTTATGAGCGCCTGATGGGCATTAAGTACGGCCAGGTTGTCTCCTATGGTCAAGTAGCCAGGGACATCGAAAAGCCCGACATGGCAAGGGCCGTCGGTCAGGCTGTCGGAGCGAACCCGATACCCATCATCGTTCCTTGCCACAGGGTTGTCGGGTCTGACGGGCGATTGACGGGTTTCGCTGGGGGACTGAAGGCGAAGGTCGGCCTACTGAAACTCGAAGGGATCGGCGTCGATGGCTCGGCAGCGAACAGCAAAGTACGCCCAGAGGTCATCCCTCTGGATCTCTAGACCTACTCTCCAGAAATAGAAATGAACCGCACCTCCATCTTTACAGCCCTTGTGCTCGTCATTGCCGCTTGCGGTGGCTCCGATTCCGACGCTCCGGGTGCTTCCATGGTCCAAGCTCCCGACACGTTCATCAAGCCACTCGAACGTGAAGCGCTCACCGAGACGCAGATGATGGGGCTCGATATCGCGAATCTCTCGCTTGAGATTCCATGGACGCGCAACGACATCAATCGCCGTCCTACGCCTCAAGCCGCTCGAGCACTCGTCGAGAGTGTCGTGGTCGAGAGCCATGACGGTTTCGATCGGATGATCTTCGCGTTCGGGTCCGGAGTCGCTTTTCCTGGGTATAACGTCCGGGTGTACGACCCAAGTAGCTCCATCGTGTGCGGCAATCCCGACGAGGTCACCGAGGAAGAGTCCGCCCTCGAAACGCAGCCTCTTGTCCCGGAGGTCGAAGGCGATCGCTTCCTGGTTCTGAACCTTCATCCAGCCCACACGAATGAGAACGGCCGCTCGACCATGCCCGTAGAGACCGAGACATACGCGCAGCAGCGCGTGCATGAGGCGGGAATCGCATGCGCGGAGAACAATGTTGTCACGTGGATCACAGGCCTAGTAGAGGGAACGGACGTAAGAGTCCTGGAAATGCGCGGGCCAAACCGCCTTGTGGTAGACGTCCGGTGACCCCGACCTCTATGCGCGCCCTTCTCGTCTTGAGTGCGTCCCTGGCTTTTGCCCCGTTATCGGCAAACGCACAGTACGTGGAGCCACGCCGGCCGGTTGAGCGCACCGAGTTGGGTGGACGAGTGCACATGCAGATGTCCGCCTCCTCTGTGGGTAGCGTGCCCGCGACCGAATTCATCCTGCGCCGTGCCCGCCTATGGGCGGCTTCGCGTCTCAATGATTGGATCGATGCGGCCGTTCAAATCGACATCGCGAAAGGTCAGGTGGTGGGTCGCTACGCCTTCATTCGTTTTGAACTCGATCCTGGCTTCATCGTGACGACCGGCCAATTCAAGCGAGCGTTCGATCTCTTCGAACTGACAAGCTCGAGTCAGATCTTGGCCATCGAACGGGACGGCAACATTCCGGGCGTGTCGGACTGCACCGGGGTGAGCGGACTGTGTTCGTACTCTCGATTCTCGGAGAGGCTTCAACACTCCTCAATCGACGTGGGCGTGCTCATTGAAGGCGACCTCGCGGACGGTCGTCTCTCTTATGGCGCCACACTCACCAACGGAGGCGGCGGAAACACACGCGAGACCAACAACGCCAAGTCGGTGTCAGGCCGCGTCGAGTGGTACCCCGTAGAGAAGCTCCGAATTGGTGGCAACTACAGCTTCCACGACTACACCAACGAAATCACGGGTACAGACGACTACGCGCCGGCCCGTGCATTCGACGTCGAGTGGGGAAATTTCGACGAAGGGCTTCACGTCCAGTTGGGTGTGATGGCTGGAGACAACTGGCGCGCACTCACACCCTCAGGCAGCAGCCCGCGGTTTCTGACCTACCAAGGGATCGCGACGTACAAGTCCGTCCTCTCCAACCCAGGAAAAGTCCTCGCCGTAGAGCCTATTGGCCGGGTGAGCTGGGGTGATCCGGATCGTTCGACCGGAAGGGATGGCGGGTGGCTGATGACGCCGGGGGTGATTCTCCACTTCACGGGCCGGAATCGGTTGGCCGTGAATGTGGACGTGTGGAAGCCCCAAACGGGGGTCACCGCATGGGGCCTCAAAGTGCACACCTCAGTCTACTTCTAGTCGTCGAACCCCTGAAAACGGCTCGGCGAGAATGCCTGGAGGCGCACATCCTCCTCGCCGAACACTTGATTAGCGATCATCTCTCCGGTAACCGGCCCAAGTGTCAGTCCGAGCATGCCGTGCCCGGTTGCAACAGCGAGATCCTCGATGCCATCCAGGGCTCCAACGATCGGCATTCCGTCAACCGCCATCGGGCGCAAACCGCACCATTCGGACGACGGCGCTGCGTGCCCCAAATCGGGAAAACAAAGACGACCTGCCATCGTGAGCTGCTCGAGTCGAGCCCGCCGCATCACGTCGTTCTCCCCCGAAAATTCCATGGTCCCCGCAAACCGGACGAACCCGTCCATGGGCGTACAAAACACCGAGGTCTCACTCAGTACACAGGCGACCCCAAGCGGCGGTGCCCCACCGGTACGGATCTCGATGTCTCGGTGGTACCCCTTCCCGGGCTGCACCGGTAAACGAGTACCCACCCGAGCCGCGAGGTCGAGGCTGAAAGGCCCGGTCGCCAGCACTACGCTGTCCGCTTCGAGCACATCCCCATTCGACAAGCGGACCCCAGTGGCTCGACCTCCTGCGGTCGTGACTTCGCTCACTGAGGCCCCCTCATTGATACTTACGCCCAGCCGGCGCGAGCGGTCAGCGAGTTCGATGAGGAACCTCAACGGGTCGAGTGTGCGCGCTTCAGGATAGAACATCCCCCCGATCATGTCTCGACCGAACGCCGGTTCCCGATCCCGGAGCTCGTCTCCACTCACCGTCTGCGGGTGGTACCCATGTCGCTCGATGATCGACGACTCGTACTTGACCTGCACGAGGCCCTTCTGGGTGGAACAGACTTCGAAATACCCCTCGGTCTTGTAGCCACACTCGATACCTTCGGCTTCGATGAGGTCGTCGAAGAGATGCAGTGCATCCATCCCGAGTGGAGCCATCACCTGCATGCAGGACTCGACGTGTTCGTGGGTGCAATATCGACCGAATCCAAGGAGCCACTGCCAGAGCTTCGGATCCCACCGGGGCGGCAGAAACAATGGCGACGCCGGATCCAGCATCTGGGTTAACGCCTGGACGATCCGTCCAGGTCGGTTCAACGGAGGATGCCCCGCCGAGACTGTCCCGGCATTCCCTCCAGAAGCACCGGCGCCAAGAGTGTCGCGCTCCAGCACCTGGACGTCGGCTCCCCTCCGCGCCAATGCATAGGCGCAGCTCACTCCGATCACACCGCCACCCACCACGAGAAACTTGGGTCTACTCACGTCCTAAAAGGCCCACGGCTCAGCGATATCGGGTCGACGTCGGGACATCACCCGGCCAATGGATCCAGGAGCACCTTGATCGAACCGGTCTTTCTGCGGTTCGCAGCCGTCGACAACGCGTTCTGGTACTGATCGAGCGGAAATACATGGGTGACCATCTGGTCCACCGGAGCTCCCATTTCGAGCAGCATGTCGTGGGTGATCTGGAACGTATGTTGACGCTCACCTTTCCAGTCTTCGATTCCGTACCCGACGAAACCCTTCACGTCCAGTTCACGCGCCCACAAGAACGTGAGGTTCAGGTTCTTGATCTCAGCGGCGCACCCCAGCATGACGATTCGCGCCCGCGGGGCCGCGAACCGGAGGGATTGGGAAATCGTCTGGCCGCTTCCCACACAATCGAAGATGACTGGGAAGCCACCGCCGGCATAAACCTCTTCCCCAACGATCGGCATATAGGCCTGACTGCCCGTGTCCACGAGGGCCTGCCGCGCTTCATCTCCCGGAGACACGACCTTGGAAGCACCCAAGCTCCGTGCGATGTCCGCTTCGGGACCTCGTTTGATTTGAGCGACGATCGGACCTTCATAGCCAGCCGCTCTCAAGGACCAGATCGTCCCGAGCGCGATGGGGCCACTCCCAATGACGAGCACCGGGCCCGGGTCAAAGGGCCGTGACCCTAAAACCGCATGCATGCCCACCGCGATCGGCTCGATCAGGGCAGCTGTGTTGTCCGACATCTCGTCGGCTACCGGAAAGAGTTGACTCTCGTGTGCAATCATCCTCTCGGCCCAAGCTCCGGGGAGCGATGCGTGATAGCCAATCATGGCACCGCGCTTCAGCGGCTCACCGTCGACCTGGACCACTCCCTCCTCACCCATTCGTTCACAGGTGCAGTGACTTCCTCCAGAGCACGATGGGCATTGTCCGTCCCCTGGGAAGCCCCTCATCGTGCAGGAAATCATTGGGTCTACGACAACCCGTTGTCCGGGCGTAACGCTTGAGACATTTGAGCCGACTTCCAGGACTCGCGCGAGGATCTCATGTCCGAGTACAGCTGGAAATGAACCGAACGGCTCCATGGCGGGACTCGCCTTGAACGTCAGCGTTCCGATGTCAGTACCACAAATGCCCGCCTTCAGAATCTCGAGCCGGACCCAATCACCATCGGGTAAGGACGGCTCCGCAACGTCACCGAAGGTCACACCGCTGAAGCCGCCAAAAATGGCTGACTCGGTGATCTTCCCGAACCCTTTTCCAATCAAGAAACTCGGAATCGTGACGTTGAATGAAACGGCTCGCATGAACGTTATACCTCTTCTTCGCCGGTCGTCGGCCG is a window of Longimicrobiales bacterium DNA encoding:
- a CDS encoding SUF system NifU family Fe-S cluster assembly protein, which encodes METPQLSSLYQQLILEHYRNPRNKAEMEENTVEIHMANPVCGDEIKLQLRIEGDHIAEAKFVGQGCSISQAAISMMTIKLQGASLEEAGALVGRFTELMHGDPEAAKDKSLGDLRVLQGVSKFPVRVKCALIGFDALQEALKKHGASD
- a CDS encoding porin, producing MTPTSMRALLVLSASLAFAPLSANAQYVEPRRPVERTELGGRVHMQMSASSVGSVPATEFILRRARLWAASRLNDWIDAAVQIDIAKGQVVGRYAFIRFELDPGFIVTTGQFKRAFDLFELTSSSQILAIERDGNIPGVSDCTGVSGLCSYSRFSERLQHSSIDVGVLIEGDLADGRLSYGATLTNGGGGNTRETNNAKSVSGRVEWYPVEKLRIGGNYSFHDYTNEITGTDDYAPARAFDVEWGNFDEGLHVQLGVMAGDNWRALTPSGSSPRFLTYQGIATYKSVLSNPGKVLAVEPIGRVSWGDPDRSTGRDGGWLMTPGVILHFTGRNRLAVNVDVWKPQTGVTAWGLKVHTSVYF
- a CDS encoding alcohol dehydrogenase catalytic domain-containing protein; the encoded protein is MRAVSFNVTIPSFLIGKGFGKITESAIFGGFSGVTFGDVAEPSLPDGDWVRLEILKAGICGTDIGTLTFKASPAMEPFGSFPAVLGHEILARVLEVGSNVSSVTPGQRVVVDPMISCTMRGFPGDGQCPSCSGGSHCTCERMGEEGVVQVDGEPLKRGAMIGYHASLPGAWAERMIAHESQLFPVADEMSDNTAALIEPIAVGMHAVLGSRPFDPGPVLVIGSGPIALGTIWSLRAAGYEGPIVAQIKRGPEADIARSLGASKVVSPGDEARQALVDTGSQAYMPIVGEEVYAGGGFPVIFDCVGSGQTISQSLRFAAPRARIVMLGCAAEIKNLNLTFLWARELDVKGFVGYGIEDWKGERQHTFQITHDMLLEMGAPVDQMVTHVFPLDQYQNALSTAANRRKTGSIKVLLDPLAG
- a CDS encoding FAD-dependent oxidoreductase codes for the protein MSRPKFLVVGGGVIGVSCAYALARRGADVQVLERDTLGAGASGGNAGTVSAGHPPLNRPGRIVQALTQMLDPASPLFLPPRWDPKLWQWLLGFGRYCTHEHVESCMQVMAPLGMDALHLFDDLIEAEGIECGYKTEGYFEVCSTQKGLVQVKYESSIIERHGYHPQTVSGDELRDREPAFGRDMIGGMFYPEARTLDPLRFLIELADRSRRLGVSINEGASVSEVTTAGGRATGVRLSNGDVLEADSVVLATGPFSLDLAARVGTRLPVQPGKGYHRDIEIRTGGAPPLGVACVLSETSVFCTPMDGFVRFAGTMEFSGENDVMRRARLEQLTMAGRLCFPDLGHAAPSSEWCGLRPMAVDGMPIVGALDGIEDLAVATGHGMLGLTLGPVTGEMIANQVFGEEDVRLQAFSPSRFQGFDD
- a CDS encoding methylated-DNA--[protein]-cysteine S-methyltransferase — protein: MWVSATGVRRIEFGRLPKEDHTDTPEEWPDNLREAVRQLTEYFDRKREVFDLPLDFGGMTTPFQDQVYERLMGIKYGQVVSYGQVARDIEKPDMARAVGQAVGANPIPIIVPCHRVVGSDGRLTGFAGGLKAKVGLLKLEGIGVDGSAANSKVRPEVIPLDL